CGTCGACTCCATTCAGTCGAGCAAGGTACAGTCCCACATGCTTATGCAGGATAGTGGTAAATAATTCCAGCGCAAGCTTGCTGCGGAGATGCCCCTCTTCTGCTTTTTTCATAACGTCGCGCAAATCATTGGATACACCCGATACGCCCATGAGACCGCTCTTGTTATTCAGAATCTTAATAGCGCCAGCCGTGTCGGTCTTTTCAATTTCCTCAATGTAAGGGATGATACCTGGGTCAATGTTTCCGCTGCGCGTACCCATGGACAAACCTGCCAACGGTGTCATCCCCATCGACGTATCATAAGATTCACCATTTCGGATCGCTGTGATACTTACCCCGCTTCCGATGTGGCAGCTGATCAGACGAAGCTGCTCTTTCGGGCGACCCATCATTTCTGCTGCACGACCCATTACATAGCGGTGAGACGTTCCATGGAAACCGTATTTGCGAATACCGTATTGTTCGTAGTATTCATAAGGCAGTGCGTACAAATATGAGGATGGTGGCATCGTTTGGTGGAATGCTGTATCAAAAACAGCTACGTGAATCAAATCAGGAAACAGACTTTGAGCAACTTCAATCCCGGTTAGGTTAATGGGGTTATGAAGCGGGGCGAAACGTGACAGGTTACGAATTTCTTCTTTTACCTGGTCGTTGACAATAACAGACTGCTTAAATGCTTCTCCTCCGTGGACAACACGATGAGAAACGATATCTATCGAATATTGTTTGAGGGATTCAAACACTCCCCGAATAGTATCTTCATATTGGCCACGCTGGATTTGCTCCAAATAATCATGCGCGATCAATGTTTTGGAAGGCATTTCATAGAGCTTGTACTTCACTGAAGAACTTCCGCAGTTCAGTACAAGAACATTCTTTTTTTCTACCACGATCTAATCCACTCTCCAATCGTTCATCACAGCCTTCTCATCCATAGGATGGATAGGCTTCCTACATTTTATAACGATATGCTCTTCGTGAATACAGGTAATTGAGAGCAATTATCAACAACATCGTGACAGATCCAGATGCATCGAGCAATACATCCTGCACCATTCCGGTTCGATCCGGTGTAAACGTCTGGTGCCATTCATCCAAAGCAGCCGTCATCACACTGCAAAAAGCGCTCCAGGGCAGTGCTTGCCCAAACGAGAGATGATTCGAAAACACGCGATACCAGCTAAAAGCCAAGAGGGCAAAAACAGTAAAATGTGTCCCTTTCCGTATCAAGAACTCTATAAAACCAGCGGCTCCCTTTTCTTCCAGGCTCACATCTTTGCCTCCGTAAGGAATGGATATGTCGCCTATACGGTTCTGCAAGCTCTGTTCGTCCACTAGCTTGTCTATCGTCCCTCGCATGTCTTGTTTGGCGTATGGCTGTGAAGAGGAAATAAACAACCCAAGCAGAATGGCAATCAAAAGCAAGTAATCCCATACTTTCCGATATCGACGCACGTGTTTGCTACCCCCTGCTTTCGATTCTCTTTCCTATCTTACCATGACGCATACCTGGTTAGTCGGTTACAGCTACGTGAACGATTGAAAAAGAAAAACGCCAACCTTTTTTAGCGGTTGGCGTCATGTGTAGAAGAAGAAAGAGGCAAGAAGTCCTCTTGTTTAGGAACATACTCCCGGGAATGGTGGTTCGAGGCTTCGGCTTGCCCTGTTTTTGGTGAGCGGGCTTGTTCCCGTTTTCTATCTTTGAAATCACGGCGACGTACCTGGTTGTTCTCCCACCAAATCCGCAAATGACGGGCGAGGATCGGCAAGGACATCTCAGAATGAGCAGCCTGTTTTTGCACAGCTGCATGTTGCATACCAGGAAGAAGTGCCATAGTGGCAAAAGCCCCCATTAGTATGCCAAACAACAATACGCTGGCGAAGGACGCAAACGAATCATTCCCATTACCCAAGCCCCCAGCAAGTGGAAGGCTGGCTAACGCAATCGCCAAATATATCCCAGCTTGATTGACCATGGTGCGTTTGGCCCCCAGCTTGATACCGTCCCAAACCCGGTCCTGTTCGGCTTGGGCCTTGTACAGCTCATCCATCGTAAGAAGTGCCTGCAACACGATGACGGCAACGGCAGCCACCATACCGTAGAAGCTCATCACGTTCATAGGTCGATCCAACCACAGCAATCCCAGCGCAAAGCCTCCAGTCAAGACTGGCAAGAGAACGAGGGCAAATAATCCATCGCGCGTTCTGCGTTGCAAAAGCAAGCTCATGATAAGTACGAGGGCAATCTGACTGCCAATCGTCAAGAACCTGCTGCTCCAATCAACCGTATTGAGCTTTTTCTCCTCCAATTTCTTCAACTCATCATCGTTATATACCGTGTAGCCTTCGGGTATCGTCATTTTTTCTTGCATGGAATATGGAATGATGTAAGACCACAGCTCAATTCGGCTTGGGTCTGAGACGGCACTGCTTACCTTGAAAACATACAGTCCGTCTTCCCGTTGATAAATGGGCGGTTCGCTGCCGATCGACCAATCTACCAGCTCAGATAATCGCACCGTACCTTGTGAGGTTCGAATCAAAATATTTTTCACCTGATCCGGATAGTCCATCCACCCGTCAGGGAAACGGACGTGGATAGGTACCTGACGCTCGTTCCAATAGACACTGCCAGCTGTTTTTTCTCCCAAATAACTCTCCAGTTGTCTCTTGATCTCCTCTTGCGTAATCCGGTAGCGTGCCAGCATCTCTTGTTTTGGACGAATATCGATAAAGGTTCCCTCTGAACCTGAACCGATTCGTTCATCTGTTACAAGTTCTCGTCCCTCTTTATCCTTCGCACTCTGTTTTTCCATGAATGCCAATACTTCATTGGCAATGTTCTGCGTCGTTTGCAAGGATGGCCCCATGATCGTCAAGACGAGACGAGTTGCCTTATCTTTATTAATGACCAGCGCAAACGGATCTGTCCGAGGAATATCTCGCAGCTCTTTGTCCAGTACTTTTTCCAAGTCCGAAACCGATTGCGTCCAATCGTATTTGTCCACGAGCTTTAGCTGAAAGCTCAGATTTTCTTCGGAGGCAATCGTGTAGACATCTCGGACTTCGTCAATGGCGAGCAAACGCTCCTCAGCTATTTGTGCTGCCCGCATGGCCTCATCGATGCTGCTTCCCTGCACCATTGGCAACGAAAGCGACTTGTCTGCATAATCAAGCTTGGCGTACGGATCTACCAAAATAAACGACTTGAGCAAAAAGACAAAGACAAGCGAGGCAACCAGTGTGATTCCATAAGGCAAATACCCTTGTTCCACCAGTCGTTCCCAACGATTTTGAAAATAACTTGTCACTTTATTGGAAGCCCGTGGTGTTTTCTCCACTAC
This genomic stretch from Brevibacillus brevis harbors:
- a CDS encoding acetate/propionate family kinase; translated protein: MVEKKNVLVLNCGSSSVKYKLYEMPSKTLIAHDYLEQIQRGQYEDTIRGVFESLKQYSIDIVSHRVVHGGEAFKQSVIVNDQVKEEIRNLSRFAPLHNPINLTGIEVAQSLFPDLIHVAVFDTAFHQTMPPSSYLYALPYEYYEQYGIRKYGFHGTSHRYVMGRAAEMMGRPKEQLRLISCHIGSGVSITAIRNGESYDTSMGMTPLAGLSMGTRSGNIDPGIIPYIEEIEKTDTAGAIKILNNKSGLMGVSGVSNDLRDVMKKAEEGHLRSKLALELFTTILHKHVGLYLARLNGVDGIIFTAGVGENSAAVRELVCSGLEFAGVNLDREVNRTSKGETFISTKYSPVKVMVIPTNEELVMAMDAFELGHN
- a CDS encoding VanZ family protein, whose protein sequence is MRRYRKVWDYLLLIAILLGLFISSSQPYAKQDMRGTIDKLVDEQSLQNRIGDISIPYGGKDVSLEEKGAAGFIEFLIRKGTHFTVFALLAFSWYRVFSNHLSFGQALPWSAFCSVMTAALDEWHQTFTPDRTGMVQDVLLDASGSVTMLLIIALNYLYSRRAYRYKM
- a CDS encoding efflux RND transporter permease subunit, yielding MNNKTFLATVPSFARILAVICCLLATGSWFGLDIKTFPDRSVPEYTISLSAPKLSSAEVDESVARKVEESVRSLGRVLTIATESRTGSAVITVKTSEQIGSDYKERLEKKLGEITKQLPVQEWSVSQSNLADSKIGFYVLYGTDLQTLSDVTRNTVYDKLINLPGIARIEMDKQALKEQVDIIFRPSMLLAYGLTPADVLSQLPTDVVGEEVGSVGADKDRTMIQWTSKSEGLQDLGKHLISTDKGYVPLHMLADIRDRRGSKGEQIGMYRGSPALGITVYAADVGQLPVISKQVKEAVGELNQASGGKYRLDLFHDDAQTITSALRQLGILAALSAVICSLFLYLTRKQWAGAVLALLANVLAVGSVLGGMWLWGIPLTLSTLGPLVLFSLLFTGAGSALFHQFSGLPSYSFVRCLQVAWGLMKPFLLTVVVVAACWTGVVFTDFLKAEDKVVLYDAWPVLLLGTFALILIYGFITPVLTGTWLEASERVVEKTPRASNKVTSYFQNRWERLVEQGYLPYGITLVASLVFVFLLKSFILVDPYAKLDYADKSLSLPMVQGSSIDEAMRAAQIAEERLLAIDEVRDVYTIASEENLSFQLKLVDKYDWTQSVSDLEKVLDKELRDIPRTDPFALVINKDKATRLVLTIMGPSLQTTQNIANEVLAFMEKQSAKDKEGRELVTDERIGSGSEGTFIDIRPKQEMLARYRITQEEIKRQLESYLGEKTAGSVYWNERQVPIHVRFPDGWMDYPDQVKNILIRTSQGTVRLSELVDWSIGSEPPIYQREDGLYVFKVSSAVSDPSRIELWSYIIPYSMQEKMTIPEGYTVYNDDELKKLEEKKLNTVDWSSRFLTIGSQIALVLIMSLLLQRRTRDGLFALVLLPVLTGGFALGLLWLDRPMNVMSFYGMVAAVAVIVLQALLTMDELYKAQAEQDRVWDGIKLGAKRTMVNQAGIYLAIALASLPLAGGLGNGNDSFASFASVLLFGILMGAFATMALLPGMQHAAVQKQAAHSEMSLPILARHLRIWWENNQVRRRDFKDRKREQARSPKTGQAEASNHHSREYVPKQEDFLPLSSSTHDANR